The DNA window AACGATAGGGATAGCCTTCATTCAACTGCGCCATTGTCGTGAGATTGATCGAGCGGGTAGAAACATTCATGCGCTGCTTCTTCTGAACGCTGAACTCCAATGCGCCGCGCTTGGCCTGACCGGAGCTTTGAAGCTCGGCCACCAGACTGGAAAAGCCCTTATAGTCGAGCAGATCCTGAAGCGTGTCGATCGATAAGCTCCAATCGCCACCGAACTGAACCACGTCTTTGGGAAATTCGTCGGCCAATCGCTTCTGCAAGATCTCGGTTTTATGCTCGACAAAGCCGAACCCCTTGATGTCGAGGTTTGCGATTTTGCCGGAAGGGAACGTCGTTTGGCCGTCGGCGGCGGTGCCATTTGGGTTGACAACGTCGGCCCCCGTCATCGGCGCCTGTGCCGTGAACGGCAGGCCTGCATCGTTCAACCATTTGTAAGCGACGAGTTCGCTGAACGCGCCATACGTCTTCTTGCTAGTCAGTTCACCGAGCAGGCTGCGGATCGCGTCATCCGGCATCTTCCCTTGCAACGCCGCTACCGCGTCGACGATGATGGCATTGTGCGGCGGTGAATTAGCGACATTGAAAGCATCTTTATCGCGGGTGCGATCCGACTGGTTCGATGTCCGGTCGACGTAAACAGTGTTCTTTTTCAGGGTCGTGTTTGTCAGATCATACGTCTTGATGATCGGGCTCAATCTCTCGAGTTCGGCGACCCATTGATATCGGGTGTCAATCATGGCGAACGGCCCGTTAGGGAAGCAGGCTTTCGATGCGCGCCCGCATGGTGGCGATATTCTCGACCAGGAGACTGTCGACCGGCTGGCCGATCAGCGTAAGTTCGCTCAGCTTCTTCATCTTGCCTTCGTTGTTAAGATAGAGGCGTTGCCGGTGCATCGCGGCCATGAACGCCGACGTATCGATGTAGGTCACACGATTGAAAGCGGGGGCTAAGGCCGGCAACACCGTCAGGCCGCCGATCATGGTGAGATTGAGCGACCGCCCGGCACGGCTGGGAAGCTGCGTCAACTCATGAACGTGAAACGGCAGCCGCTTCCGCCAGGACGCCCCGGTCTTGAACTCGAATGCGACGTCGGTCACTTCCGACCGCTCGGCGATGAACGCGGCGAGACGCTGGTAATCTTTCGGTGTTCGGGCATTGAGGTGATACCCCCCGGGAACGCCGGCAGCGATGATCTCCTGCCAGGCCGTGCCGATGCGCTTCATCGCGTGCATGTCGTTATAGCGCACCTCGTCCGTGAACATGGAGTAGTTCGGTCCCGTGATCAGGGCGACGCCAAGAGCGCGCAGTCCCGCGAGGATCGGGATGCGCCGTTCACTGAGTTTCCACCATGCTTCGATGGACTTATCGCGGCCGCTTCCGATCAGCACGATGCGCGTGTGCGGGCCAATGCCGAACGTTGCTTCGACCTCGGCGTGGCTGGCAAAACGCAGCCACCCGTCCGGACGGTGGAAGCAGCGAAGCGGCAACGCTACCGCCTCGATGTCGAGCGGCTTGGCACGGCGGTTACCGTGATAGATGTAAGGAATGTAGGCGGGCAGTTCCGGGGCCGGACAAGGGGAGGCCCGCGGAATATTATCGAGCTCAAAGCCTTTGATCTCACGCATGCGGTCCCGAAAGCCGATCGGATTATTGGGACACATACCGTCGCAGGTGTCGGGATTGCCGCAGCAATCATCAAGACAGGAGAAAGCGGCTTGCCGTTTGCGGATGCCGCCGCAGGTGCCAAGGTCGGGACAGTCGAGACAGCCCAGGGCCATCGGCAACGCTTCGCCCTCATCCCAGCGGCGACGTTGTCGGCGGAGGTTTGGGGTGACCGGCTGTTCCTGCGGACGGGCGGTTACTCGCAAATGCCTACCTCCAAGGTTTGGCTGATGGGCTGAACGGACGTAATCTCGCCTTCGGCGATGCCCGCGCCCGAGCGCAGGATCGCAACAAGTTCGGCTGGCGCGTTGGGACACTCGGCGATGACAGCGTTCAGCCGCTGCACGATCACCTTGTTATTGATCACACGCAGCATGACTTTTTCGCCGAGCGTCACCGCGACATCGTCACGCATGTCGGCGCGCGCGGTGCGCGAGAACACCGGCACGTCACGGCTGAACAGCGTCGGCGAATTCAGTTCGACGAGGCGGCGGTCGAGCACGCGATTGAAGCCCGGCGCCGCGGTGCGAATAAAATCCAGCCCCATCAGGCAACCTCCAGAACAGGCCGGTACTTCTTGGTACGGCCCTGCAAGATCTCCACCACGAGGCTTTTCGATGCCAAGGATGCGAGGCGGTTATTCCAGGCGGTCGCACCTACGGCATCGACCGAACGGGTTTCTTCGTGCAGTTGCGCCGCGGTGGTCTCGCGCCTGCGGCTTACGAGCTTCAAGGTTTCCTGCAGCTTCTCATCGAGCCGCCCGCAGAGCTGAACGCCGGAGATCGTCCCTGCTCCATCCGTGGTGCAGGTCATGAAGGCGTCACCCGAGCGCCGCAACATCTCTTCGATTTCTTCGCGGACTTTTTCATTCAAGTTGGCGGCGACCGTGTAGCCCGGCTGACGGCGGAGCCGCAGATGATCGCGCAGCGGCACCAGCACCTCGCTGAGATAGGAGGATGTGGCGAGCTCAACGCCACCGAAGTCGAGGAGGACGATGGCGGCCTCCGCCAATTCGGGAAACTGTTCGAGCGCCGCGACGAAGGCGCGTTGACCAGAAAGACGGCCCGCAAGGATGGGGTCGACACCGGGACGAAGCATAGGAAGGGCGATGATCTTCATTTATCTCACTGCAATCGATGAGATAGATATAGGGGGTCTCTCGCCGAGAAGCAACAACAATTTGTACACGAGCCCCGCGAGGGGAAAAGACAAAGGTTCCTAGAGGTTAGGCGGTCGGTTAGCGCGGGCGTCGCCCGGGTGGAGGCGCCGAAGCTCAAGCGCCATACGGCGCTTTAACGGCGCGGTAGCGTCTCAATCAGCTGAGGCTCCTCTGGCGCTCGAACCCACCCCACGATCCTGAAGCGTGGGCTTTTCTCTTTGACGCGCAGCGGCCGACGAGCTCCAGGGCGTGGGGTCTTCAACTCGCCGACCCGATCGGCACGACGGCAGGAGCCAAGCCCAAGATTTTGATGCTTGCTCAGAAAAGAGCCTCTGTGCAAGAGAGTTGGTTCTCGCAACCGCAGCAATGGGAATCGCACTTGTGACAGCCTCTCTTGATGGCGAAATTCGCGACGGCTGCCATCACATGCAGGTTCGCGTCTATTTTGAAGATACAGACTCCGGCCAAATTGTTTATCACGCTAATTTTTTGCGCTTCATGGAACGCGGCAGAACGAATTACTTGCGCCTGCTCGGAACCAGTCAACAAGCGCTGCTCAAAGAAGCAGAGAACGATGCGCCCGGTTTTGCCTTCGTTGTCCGTTCGATAACAATCGATTTTCTAAGACCGGCGATTTTGGACGATCTGCTTGACATCGTCACGGTCCCGCAAGAGGTGAAGGGCGCGTCGATTGACTTGTTGCAGGAATGCAGGCGCGCAGACGATCTCTTAGTCACGGCGCGTGTACGCGTGGCGTTTATCTCAGGCGGAAAAGCGCAACGCATCCCGAAGGCGCTGCGGCTTGCTATGGAGGGGCATCGATAAATCTGCCCTCATTCACGCCTTAGCCGTCCAGCGACCCAATGAAAGCAACCCGTTAGGCTTCTGTTGCGACATCGTCAAATCAGTGTTTCCCGCGCTTTCATACGACGACACCGCGCCCTGGGACACGATCGCGTATCCGATATCACTCCCCACGTCTTGCGCCACAGTTTCGCGAGCATCGCCAAAGATCTCGGCTTTACCGAGGTGACGATCGCGGCTCTGGTCGGCCATGCCAAGGGTTCGGTGAAGCTCCCTGGGCACCAACGCTGCCACCGATACTCTGCCAGGGTCGGACCGCGTTCAGTGCGGCAGGGCGCACGCGAACCTCGAAGCGGATCGGGTCGTCCTCCCGCGTTGTAAAAAGATTAGGCGTGAATACCAGACATGCTGCCTCAGCTGGGATAGGCTTTGCCGCTATGCGCGTACAGGTGCATTTTTCAGCATGAAACCTTGCCAAAGGAGGTGGACGTGTTAGTCGAGCATCCTCGCAATTTTGGAGCGTGGCTTCGCCTCTGCATATTCGTCGTCGCGGCAGGGCTACTATTCCCTCGCACCGCGCTCGCGCTGTCGGATGCTGATTTACTATTAGCCATTTCGCGGGATGTGGATGCGCGTTGCCACGTGCTTGTTGCTAGGGAGCGTGCCTTCCTCAGGGGGCTGATCGAAAAGAGACTCGGGGAGGATGATCTTACGGCCGAGGATCGCATTCTACTCTCTGAACCGATTGAGGGCAGTTCTGAGTTCGACTGTAACAATCCTCTGGTAAAGAAGATGTTTGAGTTTATTCAGACACACGCACGTTAGCTATAATCATTCGCCACGAGGAGCGATTTCTGAGCGTCCGGTCGGCGGTGTCGGCGGCCGGCCGGGGCGATAGTCGAGCGCGGACAGCTCGGATATCGCCGGGGGCTCGACTGTCGACATTGTGCAGGCAATCTCGTCAAAAGCGGCACGAGCAATACGGGCAATGATACCGTATATAGGTATAATAACTATAAATGACGGGGGGCTCGATGAAGGGCTTGCACTGGCGCATCGCTGTGGTCTTTGTGCTCGCGCTCTGGGTCCTGTCCACGGCGGACGCGCAACAAGGCGACCTCGCCGAAGCGCAGCGCCTGAACCGGCAAGTCTTGCAGTACTATGCAACGGGGCGATACCAGCAAGCCATTCCACTTGCGCAGCGCGCGCTGTCAATCACTGAAGCGCTCGACCCCGAGAGTGCCGACACCGCCGACTCGCTGAACAATCTCGCCGAGCTGTACCAAGCGATAGGCGCTTACGTCAAGGCCGAGCCGCTCTGCCAGCGCGCGCTGGAGATCACTGAGAAGAGGCTCGGCCCCGAGCATCCCGACACGGCGGTCTCGCTCAACAATCTCGCTGCGCTGTACACTGCGATGGGCGCTTACGCCAAGGCCGAGCCGCTCTACCAGCGCGCGCTGGCGATCACTGAGAAGGCGCTCGGCCCGGAGCATATCGACACCGCCAGCATGCTCAACAATTTAGCTGAACTGTACCGCGCCACCGGCGCATACCCCAGAGCCGAGCCGCTCTTGGAGCGCGCGCTGGCGATCACTGAGAAGGCGCTCGGCCCGGAGGACCCCGACACCGCCCTCTCGCTTAACAATCTTGCCGAGCTGTACCAAGCGAACGGCGCCTACGCCAGGGCCGAGCCGCTCTTAAAGCGTGCGCTCACCATTGACGAGAAAGCATTCGGCCCCGAGCATTCCGCCACCGCCAACTCGCTCAACAATCTAGCCGAACTGTACCGCGCCACCGGCGCATACCCCAGAGCCGAGCCGCTCTACCAGCGCGCGCTGGCGATTCGCGAGAAGGCGCTCGGCCCCGAGCATCCCGACACGGCCCGCTCGCTCAACAATCTCGCCTTGCTATACGAGGCCACCGGCGCCTACGCGAAGGCCGAGCCGCTCTACCAGCGCGCGCTGGAGATCACTGAGAAGACGCTCGGCCCCGAGCATCCCGACACGGCGCTCTCGCTCAACAATCTCGCTGCGCTGTATTCTGCGATGGGCGCCTACGCCAAGGCCGAGCCGCTCTACCAGCGTGCGCTGGCGATCACTGAGAAGGCGCTCGGCCCCGAGCATCCCGACACTGCAAGCTTGCTCAACAATCTCGCCGGACTGAATGAGGTCGTGGGTGCCTATGCGAACGCCGAGCCGCTGTTCGAGCGTGCGCGGGGCATTTCTGAGATCAATACCGTGCGCTTCCTGCTCAGCGGTGACGAGACGCGAAAGCGGGCTTATCTTCAGCAGCGTCGCGGCGATGCCTATTTCGACGCGTCATTCTCGGTAATGGTGGCCGATCCACGCGCCAAGGCGCTGGGGCTCACGGCGGTGCTGCAGTACAAAGGCCGGGTGCTCGATGCGATGGCCGACAGCGTCGCTCTGCTGCGCCGCAGCGTTGACCCCAAGGACCTGGCACTTTTTGATGAGCTTGCCGCGGTAGCGCAGCAGCTCTCGACCCTCACCTTCCGTGGGCCGGGCAATCTCTCCGCTTCGGCGTACCGCGAGCGCCTGGACACTCTTGCCCGCGAGCAGGAGCGGCTGGAAGGGGAAATCTCTGCCCGCAGCACCGCGTTTCGCCAAGCGGTGGCTCCGATCACCCTCGAGAGGGTGCGCCAGAGGCTGCCGGCTGACGCAGCGCTGGTGGAGTGGTTTCGCTTCCATCCGTTTGACCCCAAGATGAAGGACGAGAAGACACAATGGGGCGCGCCGCGCTATGTCGCCTATGTGCTGCGGCGTGAGGGCGATCCAGCGGCGATCGACCTCGGCGCCGCGCAGGACATCGACACCCTCGTGAGCGACTTCCGTGTCGCGCTGAGCGATCCGGCACGCACCTCCTACAAGGAGGTGGGAGAGAAACTCTTCGGGAAGCTCATCAATCCGCTGCAGTCTTCTCTCTCGGGCATCAATCGGCTGCTCCTGTCCCCCGACGGGGCACTGAACCTGCTGCCCTTCGCGGCGCTCATAGACGAGCACGGAGAGTATGTCGCGCAGCACTCTGAACTTACCTACCTCACCAGCGGTCGCGACCTGTTGAGTTTGGCGGCGCCAGTACCTGCACGCGGCAGTCCCGTCGTGATGGCCGATCCGGACTACGGTCAGAGCACAAGCGGTCCGCCGCGCGATATCGGCTTGTACCGCTCGGGCGATCTGGACCGCAGCGGCCTGGTGTTCACGCCGCTTGCGGGCACCGCAGACGAGGCCAAAGCACTGCAAGGACTGCTCAAGCTCGATGTGCAGGAGCTGCTCACCGGAGCCAATGCCACCGAGGAGAAGCTCAAGGGGGTGCACGGTCCGCGCATCCTGCATGTGGCCACTCACGGGTTCTTCTTGAGCGATCAACAGGTGGCGGCCGGGGTCCTTCAGCCAGTCAGCTTCGGCACCGAGACGCCGCCCCTGCCGCTGGGCGAGAACCCGCTGCTGCGTTCGGGGCTCGCCCTGGCCGGGGCCAACGCGCGGCGCTCTGGCGAGAGCGACGATGGCATTCTCACCGCGGCGGAAGCCGCGCAACTTGATTTGCGTGGCACCCAACTGGTGGTGCTCTCGGCCTGCGAGACCGGGCTGGGGCAGGTAGAAGAGGGGGAGGGAGTGTACGGGCTTCGCCGAGCGCTGGTGCTCGCCGGAGCAGAGGCGCAACTTGTGTCGTTGTGGAAAGTGGCCGATTCCCAGACGCAAGGGCTGATGGTGGATTACTATCAGCGCCTGCTCAAGGGCGAGGGGCGCGCAGCGGCGCTGCGCGAGGCACAGAAGGCGATGATCGCAAACCCAGCGACCCGGCACCCCTACTACTGGGCCGCTTTCGTCCCCATCGGCGATTGGACACCGCTGGCCGCAAAACGGGTTGGGCAGCCAGAGTAAAGCCTCGTGAAAAGCCTGCAAATAGTGCTTATCCAAATTTACCCGGGAGGTCGTAAGTTATGCAGACAGCAAACCGTAATTCGCGTCGGTCCTTCCTCGGAGCCGTTGGCGGACTTGGAAGCCATGTTCTGGCACCGTGACGGCAGCAACGGGTCAAAAAGCGAAGAACTCAAGCTGAGCAAATCCCGTCTGCAGGGCCCTCAACAACTGACATCCGGCCGGCCGAGTGGGATCGCGAGTGGGCATTTTGTGCACCAGGATTATTGAGCTGTGTAGCTTCCGATTTTCCATCCAGTCGCTTACGTACTCGAATGACGCAGACCTGGAGTTTCAGTCCAGGCACGCTTATCCAGCTGCAAAACAAAATAAGAAAAAACTGGCGCGCCCGACACGATTCGAACGTGTGACCTTTGCCTTCGGAGGGCAACGGTCAGGCGCGCAGACGATCTCTTAGTCACGGTGTCTACGGAAGAGCATAGATAAATCTGCTCCTCATTCACGCCTTAGCCGTCCAGCGACCCAACGAAAGTAATCCGCTGGGCCTCTGTTGCGACATCGTCAAACCAGTGTTCTCTACGCTATTATACGACGACGGCTCCTGCTTTATCCTATAGCGACCGAGCATACTCCACAGCCCTACTGCGTGCCCATCCGCTTACGACCTGGATGCACTACAGTGCAGTCAATCAAGTTACGTAAGGTGGCACGGGTTTCTATCACTTTTCGGTTGATCTTGAGCGCTTTGACGAGTTTCTTAACCTCCGAACGGTAAAGCTCACCGAACTTCGGGTGGTCGAACGGGATCACATTCTCGCTGCCGTCGCCCAGCAGCCCCAAGCGCGCATCAACGTTCTCCCGCTTCAGGTCGCACTCATCGATACGCTTGAGCAGCTCGTTGGGTTTACGGAAAGCCTGCTAACGTCAAGCACCACACGCCTCCGCAGCTAGGGCCGGAGGGGAATTACCCGAAAATACCAGCCTCGCTCATTGCTGGAGTCGTTCACGCCGTCGGAGAACTTATAAAGTAGGTCATCGATATCCGACTCGCTCAAACCGCAAGGGTTCTTTAGGACGCTTTGGTCGAATCCAACATTCCACAAGGTGAGCAGCTCGGACTTCTGGTTCCACCGGGGATGTACGAAGGTGATGGCCATCAGCCCGGGATACTCCCGAAAAATGCCATTTCGGGTCTGGTGACCGGCAAGATTACTTTTCCCATCGAACTCAGGCAGCGAAAAAAGTTGCTCACCAGGAGTCCCAAACCCGATCTGCCATAGCTCCCCACTGACGCAGCTCTCGGCAGGCGGGCAATCGTGAAAGAATACGGGCAGCAAGCTTGAGGGGCCGTAAGGCATGGTATTGAACCGTCCAAGATCGACCACAAGCACGGTCGGCCCATAATGTATTTGATCTCCCTTTACGTT is part of the Bradyrhizobium canariense genome and encodes:
- a CDS encoding CHAT domain-containing tetratricopeptide repeat protein; translated protein: MKGLHWRIAVVFVLALWVLSTADAQQGDLAEAQRLNRQVLQYYATGRYQQAIPLAQRALSITEALDPESADTADSLNNLAELYQAIGAYVKAEPLCQRALEITEKRLGPEHPDTAVSLNNLAALYTAMGAYAKAEPLYQRALAITEKALGPEHIDTASMLNNLAELYRATGAYPRAEPLLERALAITEKALGPEDPDTALSLNNLAELYQANGAYARAEPLLKRALTIDEKAFGPEHSATANSLNNLAELYRATGAYPRAEPLYQRALAIREKALGPEHPDTARSLNNLALLYEATGAYAKAEPLYQRALEITEKTLGPEHPDTALSLNNLAALYSAMGAYAKAEPLYQRALAITEKALGPEHPDTASLLNNLAGLNEVVGAYANAEPLFERARGISEINTVRFLLSGDETRKRAYLQQRRGDAYFDASFSVMVADPRAKALGLTAVLQYKGRVLDAMADSVALLRRSVDPKDLALFDELAAVAQQLSTLTFRGPGNLSASAYRERLDTLAREQERLEGEISARSTAFRQAVAPITLERVRQRLPADAALVEWFRFHPFDPKMKDEKTQWGAPRYVAYVLRREGDPAAIDLGAAQDIDTLVSDFRVALSDPARTSYKEVGEKLFGKLINPLQSSLSGINRLLLSPDGALNLLPFAALIDEHGEYVAQHSELTYLTSGRDLLSLAAPVPARGSPVVMADPDYGQSTSGPPRDIGLYRSGDLDRSGLVFTPLAGTADEAKALQGLLKLDVQELLTGANATEEKLKGVHGPRILHVATHGFFLSDQQVAAGVLQPVSFGTETPPLPLGENPLLRSGLALAGANARRSGESDDGILTAAEAAQLDLRGTQLVVLSACETGLGQVEEGEGVYGLRRALVLAGAEAQLVSLWKVADSQTQGLMVDYYQRLLKGEGRAAALREAQKAMIANPATRHPYYWAAFVPIGDWTPLAAKRVGQPE
- a CDS encoding YbgC/FadM family acyl-CoA thioesterase produces the protein MGIALVTASLDGEIRDGCHHMQVRVYFEDTDSGQIVYHANFLRFMERGRTNYLRLLGTSQQALLKEAENDAPGFAFVVRSITIDFLRPAILDDLLDIVTVPQEVKGASIDLLQECRRADDLLVTARVRVAFISGGKAQRIPKALRLAMEGHR